Proteins from one Pseudomonas bijieensis genomic window:
- a CDS encoding diguanylate cyclase, whose translation MNDSIDLNEFHWLLAVVQSIDVGVVVLDRDYRVQVWNTFMENRSGVQPKDAHNQLIFSLFPEIDRQWFSRKVESVATLGTPAFTVWEQRPYLVRFENYQPITGNEEFMYQNTTLLPLRSPDNNIKHICLVIYDVTDVATNRHQLQAANAQLQQLSSTDRLTGLYNRGHWEESLRAAYARHQRYGNALSLVMLDIDHFKRVNDTYGHQAGDKVIEQVARLLREHARDSDVVGRYGGEEFGVVLSDTDSTGAQTFAERMRHSVEALEVVYNDQRIRFTISLGVADLNQPSNSHADLIAWADQALYTSKKTGRNRVTVYEQV comes from the coding sequence ATGAACGATTCCATTGATCTGAACGAGTTTCACTGGTTGCTTGCCGTGGTTCAGAGCATCGATGTCGGTGTGGTGGTGCTCGACCGCGACTACCGCGTGCAGGTCTGGAACACCTTCATGGAGAACCGCTCCGGGGTGCAGCCAAAGGATGCCCACAATCAGCTTATCTTCAGCCTGTTCCCTGAAATCGATCGCCAATGGTTCAGCCGCAAAGTGGAAAGCGTCGCTACCCTCGGCACGCCAGCCTTCACCGTCTGGGAGCAGCGGCCGTATCTGGTGCGGTTCGAGAACTATCAGCCGATCACCGGCAATGAAGAATTCATGTACCAGAACACCACGCTGTTACCGCTGCGCTCGCCCGACAACAACATCAAGCATATCTGCCTGGTGATCTATGACGTCACCGATGTCGCCACCAACCGGCATCAGTTGCAAGCCGCCAATGCGCAACTGCAACAGCTCTCCAGTACCGATCGCCTGACGGGCCTGTACAACCGCGGCCATTGGGAGGAAAGCCTCAGGGCCGCCTATGCCCGGCACCAGCGCTATGGCAATGCGTTGAGCCTGGTGATGCTAGATATCGACCACTTCAAGCGGGTCAACGACACCTACGGTCACCAGGCCGGCGACAAAGTCATCGAGCAGGTCGCCAGGCTGCTGCGCGAGCACGCGCGCGACTCCGATGTGGTCGGGCGGTATGGCGGTGAAGAGTTTGGCGTGGTGCTTTCGGATACCGACAGCACCGGTGCGCAAACTTTCGCCGAACGCATGCGTCACTCCGTAGAGGCGCTGGAGGTGGTGTACAACGACCAGCGCATCCGCTTCACCATCAGCCTGGGGGTGGCCGACCTGAACCAACCCTCGAACAGCCACGCCGACCTGATCGCCTGGGCGGACCAGGCGCTGTATACGTCGAAGAAGACCGGGCGTAACCGGGTGACGGTGTACGAGCAAGTTTAG
- a CDS encoding response regulator, with amino-acid sequence MARKQVLRALPADWPVSVTEAVNGRQAMDAIRQGLGQVVLLDLTMPEMDGYQVLSALRDEGLKAQVIVISGDVQDEAVRRVLELGALAFLKKPFDENELRQTLTRVGLLTQPGKVPLQNRSAPDAAISFHDVFRETVNVAIGQAAALIAKVLGVFVQLPVPNVNILEVGELHMALNDASSSQQLTAICQGFIGSGIAGEALLMFHDSEIADIAHLMQRQSSDYSDLEMLLDLSSVLIGACLTSIADQIDVGFSQGHPQILGQHAAIDELIRVNRKRWKKTLAVEISYSLEGHDIRFDLLLLFTEDSIERLTHKLAYLMN; translated from the coding sequence ATGGCCCGTAAACAGGTCCTACGTGCTCTGCCCGCGGACTGGCCGGTGTCCGTTACCGAGGCCGTCAATGGTCGCCAGGCCATGGACGCGATACGCCAGGGCCTGGGCCAGGTGGTACTGCTCGATCTGACCATGCCGGAGATGGACGGTTATCAGGTGTTGAGCGCCTTGCGCGACGAAGGGTTGAAGGCGCAAGTCATCGTGATCTCCGGTGACGTCCAGGATGAAGCGGTACGCCGCGTGCTCGAGCTAGGCGCGCTGGCGTTCCTGAAAAAGCCTTTCGACGAAAACGAACTGCGCCAGACCCTCACCCGGGTGGGACTGTTGACCCAACCCGGCAAGGTGCCGCTGCAGAATCGTTCGGCACCGGACGCGGCCATCAGTTTTCACGACGTGTTCCGCGAGACCGTCAACGTTGCCATTGGCCAGGCAGCCGCCCTGATCGCCAAGGTCTTGGGCGTCTTTGTGCAACTGCCGGTGCCCAATGTGAACATTCTCGAAGTCGGTGAGCTGCATATGGCGTTGAACGATGCCAGCAGCTCACAGCAACTCACGGCTATCTGCCAGGGTTTTATTGGCAGTGGCATCGCGGGTGAAGCCCTGCTGATGTTTCACGACTCGGAAATCGCCGACATCGCACACCTGATGCAACGCCAGAGCAGCGACTATTCCGACCTGGAAATGCTGCTGGACCTTTCCAGCGTCCTGATCGGAGCTTGCCTGACCAGCATTGCCGATCAGATCGATGTGGGATTCTCTCAAGGTCACCCACAGATTCTCGGCCAACACGCGGCGATCGATGAGCTGATCCGAGTCAACCGCAAGCGCTGGAAAAAAACCCTGGCAGTGGAAATCAGCTACAGCCTGGAAGGGCACGATATTCGTTTCGACCTATTGCTGCTGTTCACGGAGGACTCCATCGAACGGTTGACCCACAAACTCGCCTATCTGATGAACTGA
- a CDS encoding type 1 glutamine amidotransferase domain-containing protein, with translation MNILMVLTSHDQLGDTGKKTGFWLEEFAAPYYVFVDAKATVTLASPKGGQPPLDPKSDEEDAQTEATRRFRSDPKAQAVLASTVPLGEIDPYDFDAVFYPGGHGPLWDLAEDTDSKTLIEAFYAANKPVAAVCHAPGVFKNVQAPDGQPVVKGKKVTGFTNSEEEAVGLTHVVPFLVEDMLKAKGGEYSKAADWASYVVEDGHLITGQNPASSEAAAKALLKRLVQEETA, from the coding sequence ATGAACATTCTAATGGTCCTTACATCCCACGATCAGTTGGGCGATACCGGCAAGAAAACCGGGTTTTGGCTGGAAGAATTCGCTGCTCCCTATTACGTGTTTGTCGACGCCAAGGCAACCGTCACGCTTGCCTCTCCCAAGGGCGGACAGCCGCCGCTGGACCCCAAAAGCGATGAAGAGGACGCCCAGACTGAGGCTACACGCCGTTTTCGCAGCGATCCGAAGGCCCAAGCGGTACTGGCCAGTACGGTGCCGCTGGGTGAGATTGACCCCTATGACTTCGATGCGGTGTTTTACCCTGGAGGTCATGGGCCGCTCTGGGACCTGGCCGAGGACACGGATTCGAAGACCCTCATCGAAGCCTTTTATGCCGCGAATAAACCTGTGGCCGCCGTTTGCCATGCCCCTGGCGTGTTCAAGAACGTTCAAGCCCCGGATGGCCAGCCTGTGGTGAAAGGCAAGAAGGTGACCGGGTTCACCAACTCCGAGGAGGAGGCCGTGGGGTTGACGCACGTGGTGCCGTTTCTGGTGGAGGACATGCTCAAAGCCAAAGGCGGCGAGTATTCCAAGGCTGCCGACTGGGCGAGCTATGTGGTCGAGGATGGGCATTTGATCACGGGTCAGAATCCGGCTTCATCCGAAGCTGCTGCCAAAGCCCTGCTCAAGCGGCTGGTGCAGGAAGAGACGGCCTGA
- a CDS encoding putative bifunctional diguanylate cyclase/phosphodiesterase, with protein MPVQRSNILRSATDIAHSANSVSVTTNSLFRRGFDQAKEIYILFPLLAVFLLLSIWAATLYLIKVEQVRAQQSAAAASVEIAATYEAQILRAVREIDQTLKLVKYTYESEGEQNPLPKLKARALLPPPFLFDVSVVDADGMVVASTQPSEAGSRVAQDELQTLRRDNVLSISRPWKNPVTGEWKLRFSRRLNSADGAFSGIAMVEVDAAYFVSSYDASKLGNQGTLGLLGTDGIFRVWRTGEVVLAGDAVDYTAVVPDNETTEAVLAINGWDGVRRYTSARQLYDYPLAIIVGLSEEEQLSAVNRQAHTYLWRAAGASLLLVLLVSLLSRMSWQLVQSRLRAAEAKIAYAERVEYLAYHDGLTSLPNRSLFSKMLSQSISEASRYHRQLAVLFLDLDRFKHINDTLGHDAGDQLLQEVAQRITACLRASDTVARLGGDEFVILLPELSEDKYVAITAQKVLSTIARPFNLQDHEFRVTASIGISVFPQDGLDEQTLKKNADIAMYQAKQQGKNNFQFYSEKLNADSLERLTLELSLRHALERQEFQLHYQAKRDIRSGQITGMEALLRWDHPDLGIVAPMQFIPIAEETGLIVPIGKWVLKTACLQNVAWQQQGLPHLGMAVNLTARQFADENLLTDLAAILAETGMEASLLELEIAESLLMQDVKRALSVLTGLKRLKIRIAIDDFGIGYSSLSALKQFPLDSIKIDRSFICDVTSVSEDKALTEAIIAMGRTLSLTVVAQGVETKEQADFLRENACDEFQGFYFNRPVPADQFTMLLQAQPG; from the coding sequence ATGCCGGTCCAACGGTCGAATATACTGAGGTCGGCCACTGATATTGCCCATTCTGCAAACTCTGTTTCAGTTACCACGAACAGCCTGTTTCGGCGCGGGTTTGACCAAGCCAAAGAAATTTACATTTTATTTCCGCTGCTGGCGGTTTTCCTGTTGCTGAGCATCTGGGCGGCCACCTTGTACCTGATCAAGGTCGAACAGGTGCGCGCGCAGCAGAGCGCCGCCGCGGCGAGTGTGGAAATCGCGGCCACGTACGAAGCGCAAATTCTGCGGGCCGTGCGTGAAATCGATCAGACCCTCAAGCTCGTCAAATACACCTACGAGTCCGAAGGGGAACAAAACCCGCTGCCCAAACTCAAGGCGCGGGCGTTGTTGCCGCCGCCTTTCCTGTTTGACGTCAGCGTGGTTGATGCTGACGGCATGGTCGTCGCGAGTACGCAGCCGAGCGAGGCTGGAAGCAGGGTCGCTCAGGATGAGCTGCAAACGTTGAGGCGTGACAATGTATTGTCGATCAGTCGCCCCTGGAAAAATCCTGTAACGGGGGAATGGAAGCTGCGCTTCAGTCGGCGGCTGAATTCGGCGGACGGCGCGTTCTCCGGGATCGCGATGGTCGAGGTCGATGCGGCTTATTTCGTCAGTAGCTACGATGCCTCGAAACTCGGCAATCAGGGCACACTCGGGCTCCTCGGAACCGATGGCATCTTCCGGGTATGGCGCACCGGGGAGGTGGTATTGGCCGGTGACGCGGTCGACTACACGGCAGTGGTGCCGGACAATGAAACCACCGAGGCGGTGCTCGCGATCAATGGATGGGACGGCGTACGGCGCTACACCAGTGCCCGCCAACTCTACGATTATCCGCTGGCGATAATTGTCGGGTTATCCGAGGAGGAGCAACTGTCGGCGGTGAATCGACAAGCACACACCTATCTGTGGAGGGCGGCGGGCGCAAGCCTGTTGCTGGTATTGTTGGTGAGTCTGTTGAGCCGGATGAGCTGGCAACTGGTGCAAAGCCGTTTGCGAGCCGCCGAAGCGAAAATAGCCTACGCCGAACGCGTCGAGTACCTCGCTTATCACGACGGCTTGACGTCGCTGCCCAATCGCAGTCTGTTCAGTAAGATGTTGAGTCAGAGTATCAGCGAGGCAAGCCGTTATCATCGGCAACTGGCGGTGCTTTTCCTTGACCTCGACCGTTTCAAGCACATCAATGACACGCTTGGGCATGATGCCGGCGACCAGTTGCTGCAAGAAGTCGCACAGCGAATCACGGCCTGTCTGCGCGCCAGCGATACCGTCGCCCGACTGGGCGGCGACGAATTCGTGATATTGCTGCCAGAGCTGTCCGAGGACAAATACGTGGCGATCACCGCCCAGAAAGTCCTGTCCACCATTGCCCGGCCTTTTAACCTCCAGGACCATGAGTTCCGTGTGACCGCCAGTATCGGTATCAGTGTCTTTCCGCAGGATGGCCTGGATGAGCAGACACTCAAGAAAAATGCCGATATCGCGATGTATCAGGCCAAGCAACAAGGCAAGAACAATTTCCAATTCTATTCCGAGAAGCTGAACGCGGATTCACTGGAACGACTGACACTGGAACTGAGCTTGCGCCATGCCCTGGAGCGCCAGGAGTTCCAGCTGCACTATCAGGCCAAGCGAGATATTCGCAGCGGCCAGATCACCGGCATGGAAGCGCTCTTGCGCTGGGATCACCCCGACCTGGGCATCGTCGCGCCGATGCAGTTCATTCCGATTGCCGAAGAGACCGGTTTGATCGTGCCGATCGGCAAATGGGTACTCAAGACCGCTTGCCTGCAAAACGTTGCCTGGCAGCAACAAGGCCTGCCGCATCTGGGGATGGCCGTGAACCTGACGGCGCGCCAGTTTGCCGATGAGAATCTACTCACGGACCTCGCTGCGATACTGGCTGAAACCGGTATGGAGGCGAGTCTGCTGGAACTCGAAATCGCCGAAAGCCTGCTCATGCAGGATGTCAAAAGAGCGTTGAGTGTGTTGACCGGACTTAAACGCCTGAAGATTCGGATCGCCATTGATGATTTCGGTATCGGCTATTCTTCGCTCTCTGCCCTCAAGCAATTTCCGCTCGACTCCATCAAGATCGATCGCTCATTCATCTGTGATGTCACCAGTGTGTCGGAAGACAAAGCCTTGACCGAGGCCATTATCGCAATGGGTAGAACCCTCAGTTTGACCGTGGTTGCCCAAGGTGTGGAAACCAAGGAACAGGCCGATTTCCTACGGGAAAATGCCTGCGACGAATTTCAGGGTTTTTACTTTAACCGGCCGGTGCCCGCCGATCAGTTCACGATGTTGCTACAAGCACAGCCGGGATAG
- a CDS encoding substrate-binding domain-containing protein, producing the protein MWVVRRIGIAVAGLALCAASAAVKADVVVVVATSSPVKTLARNQVADIFLGKTSRFPGGGQATPIDQTEDSPTRDEFYTTFTGKSASQLKAHWSKIIFTGRGQPPQAVSSSAEVKKRVAENPDTIGYIDAREVDGSVRALPIEAQ; encoded by the coding sequence ATGTGGGTTGTGAGACGCATCGGAATCGCTGTGGCGGGGCTCGCCCTGTGCGCCGCCAGCGCTGCCGTCAAGGCCGACGTGGTGGTGGTCGTCGCTACGTCGAGCCCAGTGAAGACGCTCGCGCGCAATCAGGTGGCGGATATTTTTCTGGGCAAGACCAGTCGTTTTCCCGGCGGTGGACAGGCGACTCCCATTGACCAGACAGAAGACTCACCGACCCGCGATGAGTTCTACACAACGTTCACCGGCAAGTCCGCGTCCCAGCTCAAGGCCCATTGGTCAAAGATCATCTTTACCGGTCGGGGCCAACCGCCGCAGGCGGTTTCAAGCAGCGCAGAAGTCAAGAAACGTGTTGCCGAGAATCCCGACACCATTGGCTATATCGACGCTCGGGAGGTGGACGGCAGCGTCAGGGCACTGCCGATCGAGGCGCAATGA
- a CDS encoding porin has translation MVNKPNAMALVVVTLYAGGASADAADMFSLSSFGTVGIVHSSEKRADFTSSIFKPNGAGHSRNWSADVDSLIGAQLTATVTPQLSAVVQVISEQRYDNSYRPFVEWANIKYQFTPDFNARIGRTVLPTFLVSDTRKVGYTLPWVRAPMEVYSLMPISSSDGIDGSYRFRVDEITNTVQAHYGQTDSRQPDGAGKALTRNFWGITNTTELDAITARITYMKADLTLEQFNSLFDTFREFGPEGIAIADRYDSDDTPVDFFGVGASYDPGDWFVMSEWGRLDSRSGLGRTSAWYISGGYRIEAFTPYVTYARSKTETEVSSPGLTLSALPPVLAGTAAELNGALNTVLGSNEGQQTLSLGVRWDFTKNMDAKVQFDHTRFKGNSVGPLINPQPDFTSGGSLNVISLAVDFVF, from the coding sequence ATGGTGAACAAGCCCAACGCAATGGCCCTGGTAGTCGTGACGCTGTACGCCGGCGGCGCCAGTGCTGACGCGGCCGATATGTTCTCGCTGAGCAGTTTCGGCACGGTGGGGATCGTCCATTCCAGCGAGAAAAGAGCCGATTTCACCTCCAGTATCTTCAAGCCCAATGGCGCAGGGCATTCGCGCAACTGGAGCGCCGACGTCGACAGCCTGATCGGTGCCCAACTGACCGCCACCGTCACCCCGCAGCTTTCGGCCGTGGTGCAGGTCATTTCCGAGCAGCGTTACGACAACAGCTACCGGCCCTTCGTCGAGTGGGCCAACATCAAGTACCAGTTCACACCGGATTTCAACGCCCGCATTGGCCGTACCGTGCTGCCGACGTTCCTGGTGTCCGACACGCGCAAAGTGGGCTACACCCTGCCCTGGGTGCGGGCGCCCATGGAGGTCTACAGCTTGATGCCGATCTCCAGCAGCGACGGCATCGATGGCAGCTACCGGTTTCGTGTCGATGAAATCACCAACACCGTGCAGGCTCACTACGGCCAGACCGACAGCCGCCAGCCCGACGGGGCCGGCAAGGCGCTGACGAGAAATTTCTGGGGGATCACCAACACCACCGAGCTCGACGCCATCACCGCGCGCATCACCTACATGAAAGCCGACTTGACCCTGGAGCAGTTCAACTCGCTCTTCGATACGTTCAGGGAGTTCGGTCCGGAAGGCATCGCCATCGCCGATCGCTACGACTCCGATGACACCCCCGTCGACTTTTTCGGCGTGGGCGCCAGCTACGATCCGGGCGACTGGTTCGTCATGAGTGAATGGGGCCGTCTCGACAGCCGCTCCGGCCTGGGCAGGACCAGCGCCTGGTACATCAGCGGCGGGTACCGCATCGAAGCGTTCACCCCCTATGTCACCTACGCGCGCTCCAAGACCGAAACAGAAGTCTCCAGCCCGGGCCTGACACTATCGGCCTTGCCACCGGTCCTGGCGGGCACTGCCGCCGAGCTCAACGGTGCCCTCAACACCGTCCTGGGCTCGAACGAAGGGCAGCAGACCCTATCCCTTGGCGTGCGCTGGGACTTCACCAAGAACATGGACGCCAAAGTGCAATTCGATCACACACGCTTCAAGGGCAACTCGGTCGGTCCGTTGATCAATCCCCAACCGGACTTCACGTCGGGGGGCTCGCTCAACGTCATCAGCCTAGCTGTTGATTTTGTCTTCTGA
- a CDS encoding ATP-binding protein, whose protein sequence is MPIQRPETLRLAPGTVHRAQADGATESGVFRRGFDQAKEAYILFPLLAALLLLAIWIATLYLIKVEHIRAQQSAATASLEMGATYEAQMLRAIHEIDQTLKLVKYTYEAEGEPNPLRRLQERALLPPALVFDVSVVNPDGRLVASSRVNDRENIADPDEQQTLRHSDSLSISHPWKSPVTGEWRLRFSRRLNAADGGLSGIARVEVDAAYFVSSYDASKLGDQGALGLLGTDGIFRVRRTGETVLAGDTVDYAAVVPDTENTEAVLSVNGWDGVRRYTSARQLYDLPLAVIVGLSEEEQLAAVNQQARTYLWRAAGGSLVLVLLVGLLARMSWQLAQSRLRAAEAQTQLAAAARQAGMAEIATNVLHNVGNVLNSVNISADLVTRKLRTSKALGLGKAVQMMNEHAEDLGDFISHDEKGKLLPSYLNQLVDALALEQQSMTEELGQLSKSVDHIKEIVAAQQSYAGTSSLAETVQIKELIEDALRMNAGIIAAHRITVVRNLTETPLLQLDKHRVLLILINLIKNASRAMDDRPESAPQIILQSEIPQEDTLVIKVIDNGEGIAPENLTRIFAHGFTTRKDGHGFGLHSCALAAMEMGGSLEAHSDGPGTGATFTLKLTI, encoded by the coding sequence ATGCCGATCCAGCGGCCTGAGACACTGAGGTTGGCCCCTGGCACTGTCCATCGCGCGCAGGCCGATGGCGCTACCGAATCCGGCGTGTTTCGGCGCGGCTTCGACCAGGCCAAGGAAGCCTACATTCTGTTCCCGTTGCTGGCTGCGCTTCTGTTGCTGGCCATCTGGATCGCGACACTGTATCTGATCAAGGTCGAACATATCCGCGCACAGCAGAGCGCGGCGACGGCAAGCCTGGAGATGGGCGCCACCTACGAAGCGCAAATGTTGCGCGCCATTCACGAAATCGATCAAACCCTCAAACTGGTCAAATACACCTACGAAGCCGAGGGTGAACCTAATCCCCTGCGCCGCCTCCAGGAACGGGCCTTGCTGCCGCCGGCCTTGGTGTTTGACGTCAGCGTGGTCAATCCGGATGGCAGGCTCGTGGCAAGCAGCCGGGTCAACGACCGGGAAAACATCGCTGACCCGGATGAGCAGCAAACGCTGCGGCACAGCGACTCACTGTCCATCAGTCACCCATGGAAAAGCCCTGTCACCGGAGAATGGCGCTTGCGCTTCAGCCGGCGACTCAACGCGGCGGATGGCGGGCTTTCCGGGATCGCCAGGGTCGAGGTCGATGCCGCCTATTTCGTCAGCAGCTACGACGCCTCGAAACTCGGCGACCAGGGTGCGCTCGGACTCCTGGGCACCGACGGCATCTTTCGCGTGCGGCGCACCGGGGAAACGGTACTGGCCGGTGATACAGTCGACTACGCCGCCGTGGTGCCGGACACTGAAAACACCGAGGCGGTGCTCTCGGTCAATGGCTGGGACGGGGTACGCCGCTACACCAGTGCCCGTCAGCTCTATGACTTGCCGCTGGCGGTGATCGTGGGGTTGTCCGAGGAGGAACAATTGGCCGCGGTGAACCAGCAAGCGCGAACCTATCTCTGGCGCGCCGCGGGCGGCAGCCTGGTACTGGTGCTGTTGGTGGGCTTGCTCGCCCGGATGAGCTGGCAACTGGCACAAAGCCGTTTGCGCGCCGCCGAAGCCCAGACTCAACTGGCCGCGGCCGCACGCCAGGCCGGCATGGCCGAAATCGCCACCAACGTCCTGCACAACGTAGGTAATGTACTCAATAGCGTGAATATCTCCGCCGACCTGGTCACCCGCAAGCTGCGCACCAGCAAGGCCTTGGGGCTTGGCAAGGCGGTACAAATGATGAACGAGCATGCCGAGGACCTTGGGGATTTCATCTCCCACGACGAAAAAGGCAAGCTTCTGCCCAGCTACCTGAACCAACTGGTGGACGCGCTGGCGCTCGAACAACAGAGCATGACCGAAGAACTCGGCCAACTGAGCAAAAGCGTTGATCACATCAAGGAGATCGTCGCCGCCCAGCAATCATATGCAGGCACCTCCAGCCTTGCCGAAACCGTGCAGATAAAGGAACTGATCGAGGATGCCCTGCGCATGAACGCCGGCATCATCGCGGCGCATCGAATCACCGTGGTGCGCAACCTGACCGAAACACCCTTGCTGCAACTGGACAAGCACCGGGTGCTGCTGATCCTGATCAACCTGATAAAGAACGCCAGCAGGGCCATGGATGACCGGCCGGAGTCTGCCCCTCAAATCATCCTCCAGAGCGAGATCCCCCAAGAAGACACCCTGGTGATCAAGGTCATCGACAACGGCGAAGGCATCGCGCCCGAGAACCTGACACGGATCTTTGCCCATGGCTTTACCACGCGCAAGGACGGCCATGGCTTTGGTCTGCACAGCTGCGCCCTGGCAGCCATGGAAATGGGCGGTTCACTGGAGGCCCATAGCGATGGCCCGGGAACAGGGGCGACCTTTACGCTCAAATTGACGATCTAG
- a CDS encoding ABC transporter ATP-binding protein/permease encodes MHTLRNFWRLARPFWASEEKYPALLLLFATVAMTLCLVGVNILTNFWNLHFYNALQALDYHGFIVGSLQFILLQIGMAAFTVGAFHFQQKLTIRWRRWATRNMLDQWLGSQRYQKLKLTETDVDNPDQRIAEDIDLFIVKSLKLSLGLLTSVVSLFSFLHILWQASSLVSVPLNDQSVVIPGLLVWIALLYALLGTGLAFWLGRALPSLNFMQQRREADFRFSLIRLRENADSVAQYRGEVVENERFNQRLEAALENFWALVKKQKLIMGYSTFYLRSATVIPMFIMAPQFFAGAFPLGRLTQISAAFGEVHAAIAYLVSVFPELSEWKSVIDRLVGFQERLDNVEVKSQVRLEQQASGLDIKDLDIWLPNGRPLFKGFNLSLKPGDSLMISAPSGYGKSTLIRTITGLWHHARGSSGYDRERALTLSQKPYLPLGSLREALWYPNPPRREEDGALRQIMEQVGLQHLAEQLEEERDWAQTLSVGEQQRCAFVRALLARPTVLFLDESSSALDAANEARCYQLLKQTLPDTILISVGHSASLEHFHWQVLELRDEAQWVHRRVKQAV; translated from the coding sequence ATGCACACACTTCGCAATTTCTGGCGTCTCGCGCGGCCTTTCTGGGCATCCGAGGAGAAATACCCGGCCCTGTTGCTGCTGTTCGCCACCGTGGCGATGACCCTGTGCCTGGTCGGCGTCAATATCCTCACCAACTTCTGGAACCTGCATTTCTATAACGCCTTGCAGGCCCTGGACTACCACGGTTTCATCGTGGGCAGCCTGCAGTTCATCCTCCTGCAGATCGGCATGGCCGCCTTTACCGTGGGCGCGTTCCACTTCCAGCAGAAGCTGACCATCCGCTGGCGGCGCTGGGCGACCCGCAACATGCTCGATCAATGGCTGGGCAGCCAGCGCTACCAGAAGCTGAAGCTGACCGAGACCGACGTCGACAACCCCGACCAACGGATTGCCGAGGACATCGACCTGTTTATCGTCAAGTCGCTCAAGTTGAGCCTCGGGTTGTTGACGTCGGTGGTGTCGCTGTTTTCCTTCCTGCATATCCTCTGGCAGGCTTCCAGCCTCGTCAGCGTGCCGCTCAACGACCAGTCGGTGGTCATTCCGGGACTGCTGGTGTGGATCGCCCTGCTGTATGCGCTACTGGGCACCGGCCTGGCCTTCTGGCTGGGTCGCGCGCTGCCCAGCCTCAATTTCATGCAGCAGCGGCGTGAAGCGGACTTTCGTTTCTCGCTCATCCGCCTGCGGGAGAACGCTGATTCGGTGGCGCAATACCGGGGCGAAGTCGTGGAGAACGAACGCTTCAACCAACGCCTGGAGGCAGCGCTGGAGAACTTCTGGGCGCTGGTGAAGAAGCAGAAGCTGATCATGGGCTACTCGACCTTCTACTTGCGCAGCGCGACGGTCATCCCGATGTTCATCATGGCGCCACAGTTCTTTGCCGGCGCCTTTCCCCTCGGCCGTCTGACACAGATAAGCGCGGCCTTTGGCGAAGTACACGCGGCCATCGCCTACCTGGTGAGCGTGTTCCCGGAGCTGTCGGAATGGAAATCGGTGATCGACCGGCTGGTTGGCTTCCAGGAGCGCCTGGACAACGTCGAGGTCAAGTCCCAGGTCAGGCTCGAACAGCAGGCCAGCGGCCTCGACATCAAGGACCTGGACATCTGGCTACCGAACGGTCGGCCATTGTTCAAAGGCTTCAACCTTTCCCTCAAGCCCGGTGACAGCCTGATGATCAGTGCGCCGTCCGGCTACGGCAAATCGACACTGATCCGCACGATTACCGGGCTTTGGCATCACGCTCGCGGCTCAAGTGGCTACGACCGTGAGCGGGCCCTGACACTTTCGCAGAAACCCTACCTGCCATTAGGCAGCCTGCGCGAAGCACTCTGGTACCCCAACCCACCCCGCCGCGAAGAGGATGGCGCGCTGCGCCAGATCATGGAGCAAGTCGGCCTGCAACACCTGGCCGAACAGTTGGAAGAGGAACGGGACTGGGCGCAAACCCTCAGCGTCGGCGAACAGCAACGCTGTGCGTTCGTCAGGGCCCTGCTGGCCCGTCCCACAGTGCTGTTTCTCGACGAAAGCAGCTCGGCGCTGGATGCGGCAAACGAAGCGCGCTGCTATCAATTGCTCAAGCAGACGCTGCCGGACACGATCCTGATCAGCGTCGGGCACAGCGCCTCCCTGGAGCACTTCCATTGGCAAGTCCTTGAATTGCGGGACGAGGCGCAGTGGGTGCATCGAAGGGTCAAGCAAGCAGTGTGA